In Brettanomyces bruxellensis chromosome 7, complete sequence, the sequence gcaaaaaaaaattactaccactaaaaaaatagacgCCGTCTCTTATCGTCAAATTGGTGATTTCCACAAGTTAATGAattgagaaaaatatatcaagCAGGCAAAACAAACTCATAAAGGGAGTAACAGGTACCAAACTGTATCGAGGGGTGAAACAGTTAGACCGACTAGAAGCATTCATTTTGGCAGAACCGACGCTTTTCGCACTTGATAGTATAAGCTGCATTTATTGGTATTTCTTGAGAAACAGTAATTGGTGCTAGAAACccaaaagcagaaagcaGACAGCGGGAAGCTGGCATATTTTTGAGTATCGCTGACAAAGCACTGTAGCAATAGAGCAGGAAAGACAGTTGATAAGCAATCTGGGTTGAAaccaaaaaagaaacattaaaaaaaactaCAAATACGAAGACAGCGCTTAGCATAGATATATCTACATCATGGGATTTTTAGACAGCCATGCACACACAGCAGTGTCATCAACAATCAATAAGCTTATTGAGCAGACGGATCCAAACGGAGATGACGGAATTATGGAGGCGGAAATCGGAAATCTTCTAGATATGATTCGTCTTCAAAAAGATCCGATCGAATCCGGACCTACGGAAGCAGCAAGAGCAATCCGGAAAAAACTCAAGTATGGATCAATAAGCGCCCAGATAAACGCCCTCAACTTGCTCAACTTGCTAGTGGCAAACGGTGGGGAGGGCAGAATGGCCCTTTTGTACAATGACCGGAAGCTTCTAGACAGAATGGTGAAGACGGTGTCGCCGTACACGggcgacgcgtcgatcgaccgCAGAGTCGTCCGCAAAGCGAGAGAGCTTGTTTTGGCGTGGAAGGAGGAGTATGAGGATGACGACTCGCGTGAGTCTCTTGCAGATCTTTATGGTAGATGTGGCCTAGGTCGGAAATCCGGCCGGGTTGCAACCAGAGAGTCAGTTCCAGACTTTATGAATGATGAAGCAGATGAAAGTTCGGGATTCGACACTCGGATCGGGTCTCGTCTGGACGATGAAGTCGATGAGGAGTCGGTAGGCGGGCCGTCGGAGTTTAGAGGGTCTTCGTACAGGTCTGAAAATCCAAAGAGAGGTGTAACTCGCCGGAAAACGAATAAAGAGTTGGATAAACAGTTCAAAATTCCAAGAATCGATTACGAGAAGGAAACCCCACGCATATATAAGATTATTGCAGAGGCGAATGTTCTTTCGATCAATCTCGAGGACTCGTTGCGCGTTCTTAAGCCGGGTGAATTGTCGATTCACTCCGAAAAGGCTAACAAGTGCTTTGACGAGTGTAGATTGATCCGGCGGAGAATCCTCCGGTATCTCCAGCTTGTGGACAAGGAGGAGCTCCTCAGTGCACTCTTGAAGTGCAACGATGATCTTGTTGCGTGCTTAAAACACTATGCTGACTTAAGTGAGCCTGCTGAAGCCAGAAGAAGTGCTGCTGGAAACGCCGACGCGTCGACAGACGACGATTCCTTGTCTGACTACGAGACCGACGAGTCGCTGGACGACGGCCTGGGCGCGCAGTTCCGGGACGCCGACATCGcgccgatcgacgcgtcgaacGACCGCCGCGACTCCGTTTCCTCTGACTCGTCTTTGAAACGTGTTCCTGTCAAATCTGCTGCCCCTGGGCGTCCTGCCAAGCCTCTGGCCTTCCGGGTGAAGCGGGGGAAGAGAGAGAAGCCGGCGGCTGAGCCGTCGGTACGTCGGGAAACCgaagttgatgatgctGATCCATTTAGTGATGATAACAAGGTTGATAGAGGCAGCTCCTGGATATGAATGGAGAAGGATTAATGGAATAGCATATTGCTTCTTGCTTGAGGATTATAGGATCGTGGTTAATGGCTGAATCAAGCGTATGCTGCAAAGTTGGATGCCGGGAAAGTGATATAAAAGCCAACTGCCACTGACATATAATTGGAAGACAGATGTGGCTATGTATGTTGAGCTGAAGTTTGCTGATTAATTGTATTTGTATCGTATAGTAGCGGCTAGAATTAGTTGAGGCCCCAAGATGAAGTGATGTAGTTACTTGTTGGTATATTGTATGGTGATATGGTATAATTATGTGCTGTCTGATTAGGCATATCTTTAATAATATGGTATGTTGCAAGAATGAACGACCATATTTCGAAATGCACTGATCAATTATATTGGCAGCAGAGTAACTATAGTAATAATCTGCCTCCTATTGATTGCATGTGTTAGTAAGTTAAATcaatttatattaattaCTTATATTAATTACTTTTACTT encodes:
- a CDS encoding uncharacterized protein (BUSCO:EOG09262YQG); this translates as MGFLDSHAHTAVSSTINKLIEQTDPNGDDGIMEAEIGNLLDMIRLQKDPIESGPTEAARAIRKKLKYGSISAQINALNLLNLLVANGGEGRMALLYNDRKLLDRMVKTVSPYTGDASIDRRVVRKARELVLAWKEEYEDDDSRESLADLYGRCGLGRKSGRVATRESVPDFMNDEADESSGFDTRIGSRLDDEVDEESVGGPSEFRGSSYRSENPKRGVTRRKTNKELDKQFKIPRIDYEKETPRIYKIIAEANVLSINLEDSLRVLKPGELSIHSEKANKCFDECRLIRRRILRYLQLVDKEELLSALLKCNDDLVACLKHYADLSEPAEARRSAAGNADASTDDDSLSDYETDESLDDGLGAQFRDADIAPIDASNDRRDSVSSDSSLKRVPVKSAAPGRPAKPLAFRVKRGKREKPAAEPSVRRETEVDDADPFSDDNKVDRGSSWI